The following coding sequences lie in one Capsicum annuum cultivar UCD-10X-F1 chromosome 5, UCD10Xv1.1, whole genome shotgun sequence genomic window:
- the LOC107870607 gene encoding uncharacterized protein LOC107870607: MNRYWHYREVVEDHIYDEGFVDGYTKWIFHEEGISSINTPYSINNDKCSNLHNDIDGLLYDTFINVDDNLGDEGAGEGLLDDAKKIFKLLEEGKKQLYQGSVEGGISLAQLPESFNKARKMEKCWSCLS; the protein is encoded by the exons ATGAACCGCTATTGGCATTATAGAGAAGTCGTGGAAGATCACATATATGATGAAGGGTTTGTTGATGGTTACACCAAATGGATTTTTCATGAAGAAGGAATTTCCTCGATAAATACACCTTACTCAATCAACAATGATAAATGTTCTAATTTGCATAATGATATTGATGGATTGCTTTATGATACATTTATAAATGTTGATGATAATTTAGGGGATGAAGGAGCGGGAGAGGGATTACTCGACGAtgcaaagaaaatttttaaactaTTAGAGGAAGGGAAGAAACAATTATATCAGGG ATCTGTTGAAGGAGGCATTTCTCTTGCTCAGCTGCCAGAGTCTTTCAACAAAGCTAGAAAG ATGGAAAAGTGTTGGTCATGCCTCAGCTAA